The Scyliorhinus torazame isolate Kashiwa2021f chromosome 27, sScyTor2.1, whole genome shotgun sequence nucleotide sequence GCCACGTTTATCTGCACCAGATTTTAAAACTAAATTCAGAGCAGCCAAGCAGGGTTCGTACTCCCTTTCCCTGGGTTGTTGCTGCAATTTTCAGGTGGAGTAGCATAATCACGACATTACAATCTCCAATTTGTATCGAATAGTTTTGGAAGTTACGGATTCACCCGTTTATGCTACAAGAGAGCACAAAATACCTAGGCTGGAATCACTATCATCTGAACAGCCAAGTGAATGACTAAGATAGTCTCAGTTGAGACTAAGTTGAGAAAAACGGTGTTCAATTTGATGGCAACTGGTAGTCTTCAAGAGATCATGAGATGGCTGGTACAGTAAATAAAGTTGCATTCGGATACAGGAAAGGGAGAGGAAGGTCGCATTTTAGAATTTTACTTTGCATTTGGTCCATTAAAGTACTCACAAAGCCAACACCCAACCCAAAAGATTCTATCCCATGCTTCATGTTAATCAACCTCGAAAACTACTGTAGCACCAAGCCATACACGTTTCCCTCCTGCAACTCAGCCATTGGAGAggtaggtgggtgggggagggggagcaggtacACAATCATTTCTAGGATAGGAAATGGGAGCAGTTAATACCTTTGGACTGCTGCTATCATTCCTTAAAGTCATGGTTAAACTTGCCCTGGTCAATGGGAGACGGATTTGCCAATGCCCTGCTTCCGAGACTTCACCAGCGCTCAGCAATATGCATCCCTCTTATTAACAAAAATGTTCCATGCTGCATGCGCACACCATGGGTCTTCACACTGGGGTTTTGTCCCCCGTGGGATTCTGAAGtcggcagcttttaaaaataattaattaatgGGCTAGACCCAGCATTAatcacccattcctaattgccctcgagaagatggtgcgGAGTTACCCTCATGAACGGCGGGAAACCCTACTGTGTCGCTCCCGCCACCGCCCTGTTAAATTACACTCCATTAAAAaatttttttcgagtacccaattcattttttccaattaaggggcaatttagcgcagtcaatccacctattctgcacatctttgtgttgtgggggcgaaacccacgcatacacggggagaatgtggaaactccacacggacagtgacccagagccgggatcgaacctgggacctcgccgccgtgggactgcagggctaacccactgcgccaccgtgctgcccctaggttaCACTCCATTTCTGACTTGCTGAAAACTTTGTCCTGCGCCGTTCCCCTTTCGAGCGGCGGGCAAACTTTCAGAAGTTTGAGCACGGTGCTATCAGGAAGGTGTAAATATTTTCTAATCCCTTTTGCTCCATTCATACAGAAAAGGCAGGAAGCCAACTGGCAATAGGTTTACAACATCAAAAGATACAATCTTGCAACTGAACATGATTCTTGAAGATGGTATACCTGGAATCAGAAGAAGTTAAATTAGAAGAAAAAGAGTTGAAATAGACCCTTTCAGCCACTTGGACCTTTGCAGGATGGCGTTCCCAATTTCTTCACAAGGGCTACATGGTGCTGAAAAGAATTACAATCCAGCATTATTTTCACAGCAAGATAAACTCAATAACGACCAGCCCAATGTAACcgttttgcaaaaaaaaaaatttagaattctGTATAAGTAgaatggggcagcacagttgcttcacagctccaggaaaccgggttcgattcccgacttgggtcactgtctgtgcggagtctgcacgttctcccagtgtccgtgggagtttcctccgggtgctccggtttcctcccactctgtccaaagatgtgcaggttaggtggattggccgtgctaaattgccccttagtgtccaaaaaggttgggtgggcttactgggatagaggtgtgggcttaggtagggtgctctttccaagggctggtgcagactcaatgggccaaatggcctccttctacactctaaattctatgattttatgaacaaAAGGCAAGGTTAGAGCTGAGGCTGCTTCGAAGCAGAGGTCTTTGCCAGAGTTTGTCCCTGTGCTGCAAATTCTACACGTCACCAACCACACTGATGTTAGCTGCAAGAGTagcccaacttggaacaccggttcatgGGTGGGAGTGTCTTTGTGTAAGAATTattaaagaaacacacacacactgctagaTGTTACACTTGGCCTCCAGGCTGCCAAATGGAAACTGGCCTGCCTGCTTTGGAGGCTGCTCAGTTTCAACTGGTCTTCAGGCTGCTAGATGGAGACTGGCGATAATACCTTTGTTCCACTTTGATTCTGCCTTGTGTATTTGGCTGTCGGCTCCTCTCAAATTCCTTGACTCTTAGACATGAGTATGCACAAACCTCATTGATCTCCCAATCATCTAGATAAGCTGCATTTATTAAAAAACTATTCATATCTGATTCATCCAACCTTTTGAATACTGCTgtcactaggcagatttctacccatTGCTGGGCAGTTCGCATCTTATTAGGTCTTGCTAAATTCATGTTACTGCTGTTACTGAGTAAATCCATGACGTGCGTAATTCAAGAAATGAGTGTCAATAATGTAAATATGTAAAAGAACACAAGGACAAACCATTTCTTCAGGACCAGCTTGTCCCATTTTGTTCCAGTCTGTGCAGCTATTAATTTCTTCAGATCTTTTATGGTATCATCAGGACTGGAGGGAGAAGTGTTAAGGGCAAAAAAGTCTCCAAGCTCGCGCAGAAACACAATGAGTCTGGGTGCAGTGCAGGACAtttagctcccagtaaagccctgtCATCTTAACCCAAATACTTCCGAACCTTTTACAAATCAGTAGAATTTTATTAAAGACTCAACTGATAAGCAAACTTATTGTCAACTCAGCCAATGCATCAAAGGCATTTGATGAGGGCCAGTTTAGTGCACACATTGACATGCCAcggacccaggctcgattcccgggtcactgtctgtgcggagtttgcacgttctccccgtgtctgcgtgggtttcctccgggtgctccggtttcctcccacagtccaaagatgtgcaggttaggtggattggccagactaaattgccccttaaaaaggttaggtggggttactgggttacggggataaggtggaggtttggggtgctctttcccaaggtcagtgcagactctatgggccgaatggcctccttctgcaatgtaaattctatgtctatgtcattcCTTAGTTGCTTATTATTAGAACTCCAGTtttttggggacttccggtggcggctatgaaggagtaggtcacacatttggtggctcccgctcggggcggacctttccccccgattttttttaccggacttgattggGAAAATTGACGGTAGTGGCAATTGTTgattggattcccacatcggtgcacagAGAGACGGACTAGAAGTTCTCGCAAAGGGAGAAACAGacaaacagagaaggcttgggctgaagctgtgcgggggaaagcatggcggacaaccggagtcctggcttgtcgacccagccgtCGACGGAGtagctgatgcaatttatccaggagtgcttcgccaagcagaagcaggaatgcttggacccgattaaagaatcaattgcgcggctggagctcagattggacgcccaaaatcgggcgatccagaaactagagaaggcgctggctgagaaaGAGGAAgatcaaactgcagtggagttgggaggtggggatgctgagagatcagcagaaaaggctcctggagaaggtggaggacctagagaatagatcccgccggcagaacctgagaatcgtcggtctcccggaggggtccgaaagaGCAGAcg carries:
- the ubl5 gene encoding ubiquitin-like protein 5 → MIEIICNDRLGKKVRVKCNPDDTIKDLKKLIAAQTGTKWDKLVLKKWYTIFKNHVQLQDYEIHDGMNLELYYQ